A region of Gemmatimonadaceae bacterium DNA encodes the following proteins:
- a CDS encoding MFS transporter encodes MASSSAAPAPRRTGLLYALGLHRPELRAWAMYDWAISSMQTVITTAVFPIFFIRVAGAGLSAPQATEQYSWANTIAAVLIAVLSPILGAVADFKAAKKRFMAVFMMIGVFATAGMYFIGQGQILLASTLFVLSLAGATGSLTFYESLLPHIASEDEIDRVSTAAYAMGYIGGGILLAVNLAWISNPALIGLPTGPDLSPSQASLPARLAFVSVGVWWLLFSIPVFRKVAEPARMLEGDEAAVANPVGAAISRLGETLREFRDYKQAFLVMLAFTIYNDGIQTIVKMATPFGEEIGVPQADMIKAILLVQFIGIPFAFAFGSIAAKLGAKLSVLLGLVAYTGICVYAHGIHTAREFYGLAILVGMVQGGTQALSRSLFASMVPKHKSGEFFGFYSVFEKFGGILGPLVFGIVINRTGSSRDAILWVIAFFVVGGALLSLVNVKAGEQAAREADERTAMA; translated from the coding sequence ATGGCGTCTTCGTCCGCCGCCCCGGCCCCCCGCCGCACCGGTCTGCTGTACGCCCTCGGCCTGCACCGGCCTGAGCTGCGCGCCTGGGCCATGTATGACTGGGCCATCTCGTCGATGCAGACGGTGATCACCACGGCGGTGTTCCCGATCTTCTTCATCCGGGTGGCCGGTGCCGGATTGTCGGCCCCCCAAGCCACGGAGCAGTACAGCTGGGCCAATACGATCGCCGCCGTGCTCATTGCGGTGCTCTCGCCCATCCTGGGTGCGGTGGCCGACTTCAAGGCGGCCAAGAAGCGCTTCATGGCCGTCTTCATGATGATCGGCGTGTTCGCGACGGCGGGCATGTACTTCATCGGACAGGGACAGATCCTGCTCGCGTCCACCCTGTTCGTGCTCTCGCTCGCCGGCGCCACGGGCAGCCTCACCTTCTATGAATCGCTCCTGCCACACATCGCGAGCGAAGACGAAATCGATCGCGTGTCCACGGCGGCGTACGCGATGGGCTACATCGGTGGTGGCATCCTGCTGGCGGTGAATCTGGCGTGGATCAGCAATCCGGCGCTCATCGGCCTGCCGACCGGACCGGATCTGTCGCCCAGTCAGGCGAGCCTGCCGGCACGCCTCGCGTTCGTCTCAGTCGGTGTGTGGTGGCTGCTCTTCAGCATCCCCGTGTTCCGGAAGGTCGCGGAGCCGGCACGCATGCTCGAAGGCGACGAGGCCGCCGTGGCCAATCCGGTGGGAGCGGCCATTTCGCGTCTCGGCGAAACGCTGCGCGAGTTCCGCGACTACAAGCAGGCGTTCCTGGTGATGCTGGCGTTCACGATCTACAACGACGGCATTCAGACGATCGTGAAGATGGCGACGCCGTTCGGTGAAGAGATCGGCGTGCCACAGGCGGACATGATCAAGGCGATCCTGCTGGTGCAGTTCATCGGCATTCCGTTCGCGTTTGCGTTCGGGTCGATTGCCGCCAAGCTGGGCGCCAAGCTGTCGGTGCTGCTGGGGCTCGTGGCCTATACGGGCATCTGCGTGTATGCGCATGGCATTCACACGGCGCGCGAGTTCTACGGCCTCGCCATTCTGGTCGGCATGGTGCAAGGCGGCACGCAGGCGCTCAGCCGCTCGCTCTTTGCGAGCATGGTGCCCAAGCACAAGAGCGGCGAGTTCTTCGGCTTCTACTCCGTGTTCGAGAAGTTCGGTGGCATTCTCGGACCGCTGGTGTTCGGCATCGTGATCAATCGCACGGGCAGCAGCCGTGACGCGATTCTCTGGGTGATCGCGTTCTTCGTGGTGGGCGGCGCCCTGCTCTCCCTGGTGAACGTGAAGGCGGGCGAGCAGGCCGCGCGCGAGGCCGACGAGCGCACGGCCATGGCGTGA
- a CDS encoding DUF3052 domain-containing protein: MAQAGYSGTPLAKKLGIVAGSRVVSIGAPTDYRDWLAPLPEGVTFGRTVDARTPVVHLFTTERAVLTRELTRLRDLIAPDAMVWVSWPKKTAKVPTDVTEDVIRAVALPMGYVDIKVCAVSDVWSGLKLVIRKALR, from the coding sequence ATGGCGCAGGCTGGTTACAGCGGGACCCCGCTCGCCAAGAAGCTCGGCATCGTGGCGGGCTCGCGCGTCGTGTCGATCGGCGCGCCCACCGACTATCGCGACTGGCTGGCGCCGCTCCCCGAGGGGGTGACCTTTGGTCGCACCGTGGATGCCCGGACACCGGTCGTGCACCTGTTCACCACGGAACGCGCGGTGCTCACGCGCGAGCTGACACGCCTCCGCGACCTGATTGCGCCCGATGCGATGGTGTGGGTGTCGTGGCCCAAGAAGACCGCCAAGGTCCCCACGGATGTCACCGAGGATGTGATCCGGGCGGTGGCCCTGCCGATGGGCTACGTGGACATCAAGGTGTGCGCGGTGAGCGACGTCTGGTCGGGGCTCAAGCTCGTGATCCGGAAGGCGCTCCGATAA
- a CDS encoding aldo/keto reductase, with product MNGSLELSPIVAGAWRMASWEWTASERLRWIDGCVAMGVTSFDHADIYGGYSVEALFGEALALSPGLRDKIQLVTKCGIQLVHDTHPQTTIKHYETSARHIIASAEQSLRHLRTDVIDLLLLHRPDPLLDADEVARAFETLRTSGKVRQFGVSNFSPSQFALLNSRTPLVTNQIEWHPLHQAPLMDGTLDQCQQLRVRPMIWSPLAGGALFTSDADAAVRVRQVLGMIAADLGISTETVAFAWLLRHPARVIPITGSRRLEALQHAVDATRVTLDAQQWTAIHVAATGKNVP from the coding sequence ATGAACGGATCCCTGGAGCTGTCCCCGATCGTGGCCGGTGCGTGGCGCATGGCCTCGTGGGAGTGGACGGCATCGGAACGGCTCCGCTGGATCGATGGCTGCGTCGCGATGGGCGTGACCAGCTTCGACCACGCGGACATCTATGGCGGCTATTCGGTCGAAGCGTTGTTCGGTGAGGCGCTCGCGCTGTCGCCGGGGCTGCGCGACAAGATTCAGCTCGTCACCAAGTGCGGCATTCAGCTGGTGCACGACACGCACCCGCAGACCACGATCAAGCATTACGAAACGAGCGCGCGACATATCATCGCGAGCGCCGAGCAGTCGCTGCGGCATCTGCGCACCGACGTGATTGATCTGCTGCTGCTGCACCGCCCCGATCCGCTGCTGGATGCCGACGAGGTGGCCCGTGCCTTCGAGACGCTCCGGACCAGTGGGAAGGTGCGGCAGTTCGGCGTGTCGAACTTCTCGCCGTCGCAGTTTGCGCTCCTGAACAGTCGCACGCCGCTGGTGACCAATCAGATCGAGTGGCATCCGCTCCATCAGGCGCCGCTGATGGATGGCACGCTGGACCAATGCCAACAGCTGCGTGTCCGCCCGATGATCTGGTCGCCGCTCGCCGGCGGCGCGCTCTTCACGAGCGACGCCGATGCGGCGGTGCGGGTGCGTCAGGTGCTCGGCATGATCGCCGCCGATCTCGGAATCAGCACCGAGACCGTGGCGTTCGCGTGGCTCCTCCGGCATCCCGCGCGCGTCATCCCCATCACGGGTTCACGTCGCCTTGAGGCGTTGCAGCACGCGGTCGACGCGACCCGCGTGACGCTCGATGCGCAGCAGTGGACCGCCATTCATGTTGCCGCCACGGGCAAGAACGTTCCGTAG
- a CDS encoding alpha/beta fold hydrolase, which produces MSSRMRPYRPAWWLPDPHTATVWGRVGRREPVPAIQRERWDTPDGDFVEVARLESPDGPAAPRLLLLHGLEGGTHSHYAKAMFREAQSRRWAADLLLFRTCGSEPNRLPRSYHSGETSDPRWVIEQLIARHPGAPLGLMGVSLGGNVLCKLLGEWGADLPPAVTGAVAVSVPFDLARASRHIGRGFGVVYERLFLKTLIPKALRKIDRHAELADLRRVAQARTLWEFDDAFTAPLHGFRDAADYYARASSLPYLAGIRRRTLLLSAVDDPFLPPEVLDEVRVAVAGNAQVELEFPARGGHVGFTAGWNPLNPWYYGEWRAAEFLAAGFAGRSAAPAPAATTSVTA; this is translated from the coding sequence ATGTCGTCGCGAATGCGCCCCTATCGCCCCGCCTGGTGGCTCCCCGATCCGCACACCGCCACGGTGTGGGGGCGGGTCGGACGGCGCGAGCCCGTCCCGGCCATTCAGCGCGAGCGCTGGGACACCCCCGACGGCGACTTCGTGGAAGTGGCCCGGCTCGAAAGCCCCGATGGACCGGCGGCACCCCGACTGTTGCTGTTGCACGGGCTCGAAGGCGGCACCCATTCGCACTACGCCAAGGCGATGTTCCGCGAAGCGCAGAGCCGGCGCTGGGCGGCGGACCTGCTGCTCTTTCGGACCTGCGGTTCGGAACCGAACCGGCTGCCCCGGAGCTACCACTCCGGCGAAACGAGCGACCCCCGCTGGGTCATCGAGCAGCTCATCGCCCGGCACCCCGGGGCGCCCCTCGGCCTCATGGGGGTGTCGCTTGGTGGCAATGTCCTCTGCAAGCTGCTCGGCGAGTGGGGGGCCGACCTGCCGCCGGCGGTCACCGGCGCGGTGGCCGTGTCCGTCCCCTTCGACCTCGCCCGCGCCTCCCGGCATATCGGGCGCGGCTTCGGGGTCGTGTACGAGCGGCTTTTTCTCAAGACGCTCATTCCCAAGGCGCTGCGGAAGATCGACCGCCACGCCGAGCTGGCCGACCTCCGTCGGGTGGCGCAGGCGCGCACGCTGTGGGAGTTCGACGATGCCTTCACGGCCCCGCTCCATGGCTTTCGCGACGCCGCGGACTACTACGCTCGGGCGAGCTCGTTGCCGTATCTCGCCGGGATCCGTCGCCGTACCCTGCTGCTGAGTGCGGTGGACGACCCGTTCCTCCCGCCCGAGGTCCTCGACGAGGTCCGGGTGGCGGTCGCGGGCAATGCCCAGGTCGAACTCGAGTTCCCGGCGCGAGGCGGCCACGTGGGCTTCACGGCCGGGTGGAATCCGCTCAACCCCTGGTACTACGGAGAGTGGCGGGCCGCCGAATTTCTGGCCGCCGGGTTCGCCGGGCGGTCGGCCGCGCCGGCACCTGCTGCGACCACCTCGGTGACCGCCTAG
- a CDS encoding sugar O-acetyltransferase, whose translation MHEPTGDPSRPTMTERDRMRAGQPYNSRDPELLALAHRARALLARFGTLSSTSGDARTSVLRDLLGAVGDGVWIEPPFFCDYGAHITIGAHTFVNVNVVMLDSADITIGQRVLIGPSAQLLTATHPLAMAERLPTDWTPDSGHGPYVTMARPITVGDGAWIGAGALLMPGVTVGEGAVIGAGSVVTHDVPAHTVVVGNPARVVRALEPPPSSV comes from the coding sequence ATGCACGAGCCCACGGGTGACCCCAGCCGCCCCACGATGACCGAGCGCGACCGTATGCGGGCTGGGCAGCCGTACAACTCCCGCGACCCGGAGCTGCTGGCGCTCGCCCACCGGGCCCGGGCGCTGCTGGCGCGCTTCGGCACGCTCTCATCCACCAGCGGCGACGCGCGCACCAGCGTGTTGCGCGACCTGCTCGGCGCGGTGGGCGACGGCGTGTGGATCGAGCCGCCCTTCTTCTGCGACTACGGGGCCCATATCACGATCGGTGCGCACACCTTCGTGAACGTGAATGTGGTGATGCTCGACAGCGCCGACATCACGATTGGCCAGCGCGTGCTCATTGGTCCCAGCGCCCAGCTGCTGACCGCGACGCATCCGCTTGCCATGGCGGAGCGCCTGCCCACCGACTGGACGCCTGACAGCGGACACGGGCCCTACGTGACCATGGCGCGCCCGATCACGGTGGGAGATGGCGCGTGGATCGGCGCCGGCGCGCTGCTCATGCCCGGGGTCACGGTGGGTGAGGGGGCCGTGATCGGTGCCGGCAGTGTCGTGACGCACGATGTGCCGGCACACACGGTCGTGGTCGGCAACCCGGCGCGCGTCGTGCGCGCGCTCGAGCCGCCGCCGTCGTCGGTGTAG
- a CDS encoding DUF1080 domain-containing protein, which yields MVTPPTHVTLPPPPDAVVLFDGASLDQWTHGDGTPAKWTLVNGAMQVAPGTGAIFSKDSVGDVQLHIEWMAPNPPRGMDQDRGNSGVFFGDGRYEVQVLDSWHNVTYADGQAAAIYGQYPPLVNASRPPGTWQSYDIIYTRPRFTAAGRVASPAVLTVWHNGVLVQDHRALVGPTANGSRPPYDVHPDRLRISLQDHEHPVRFRNIWYRALEASPARTVQVRSAQGELYRALADTGPIARARAALGGNYADASKVIALGVAQSGARQFREAIETFTKGLAALPAPRTADTRKTEAMLLRWRGHRYLSVREFAKADADLTRGIALDTTNYGLFFHLGVLRYLQGRFGEAATLFTRAQPKAPDGGERAGSTDWLWLSLSRAGRIADAQAMLDQHIDARPDPKPAPPGYAYVSRLKLYRGEVTPVQLITPADSEDVQIATLNYGLGAWALVRGDTVLAKASFERAMAGGGWPGFAFMAAEADLARLQRANAAGGAKATRTPPRRSPTGASTSPRDE from the coding sequence GTGGTCACCCCGCCCACCCACGTCACGCTTCCACCGCCGCCTGACGCCGTCGTGCTCTTTGACGGCGCCTCGCTCGACCAGTGGACCCACGGCGACGGCACGCCGGCCAAGTGGACGCTGGTGAATGGGGCGATGCAGGTCGCGCCCGGCACGGGCGCGATCTTCTCCAAGGATTCGGTGGGCGATGTGCAGCTGCACATCGAATGGATGGCGCCCAATCCGCCCAGGGGGATGGATCAGGATCGCGGCAACAGCGGCGTCTTCTTTGGCGACGGGCGCTATGAGGTGCAGGTCCTCGACTCGTGGCACAACGTCACGTATGCCGACGGCCAGGCGGCAGCGATTTACGGCCAGTATCCGCCGCTCGTGAATGCGAGCCGGCCGCCGGGGACGTGGCAGAGCTACGACATCATCTACACGCGGCCGCGCTTCACCGCCGCAGGGCGTGTCGCGTCACCGGCCGTGCTCACCGTGTGGCACAACGGCGTGCTTGTGCAGGACCATCGCGCCCTCGTGGGCCCCACGGCCAATGGCTCGCGCCCGCCGTATGACGTGCACCCCGATCGGTTGCGCATCAGCCTGCAGGATCACGAGCATCCCGTACGCTTCCGCAACATTTGGTACCGCGCGCTCGAAGCGTCGCCGGCGCGCACGGTGCAGGTGCGATCCGCGCAGGGCGAGCTCTATCGCGCGCTCGCCGACACGGGGCCCATCGCGCGGGCACGCGCCGCCCTCGGCGGCAACTATGCCGATGCGTCGAAGGTGATCGCGCTGGGCGTGGCGCAGAGTGGTGCGCGGCAGTTCCGCGAAGCGATCGAGACCTTCACGAAGGGACTCGCGGCGCTCCCCGCCCCCCGCACCGCCGACACCCGCAAGACAGAAGCGATGCTGCTCCGCTGGCGCGGCCATCGCTATCTGTCGGTGCGGGAGTTCGCCAAGGCCGATGCCGATCTCACGCGAGGCATCGCGCTCGATACCACCAATTACGGCTTGTTCTTCCACCTCGGCGTGTTGCGCTACCTCCAGGGGCGCTTCGGTGAGGCGGCCACGCTCTTCACGCGCGCGCAGCCCAAGGCCCCCGATGGAGGCGAGCGCGCCGGGAGCACGGATTGGTTGTGGCTCTCGCTGTCGCGCGCCGGTCGCATCGCCGACGCGCAGGCGATGCTCGATCAGCATATCGACGCCAGGCCCGATCCCAAGCCTGCGCCACCGGGCTATGCGTATGTGTCGCGCCTCAAGCTCTATCGCGGCGAGGTGACGCCCGTGCAGCTGATCACGCCGGCGGATAGCGAAGACGTGCAGATCGCGACGCTCAACTACGGCCTGGGTGCGTGGGCGCTCGTGCGCGGCGATACCGTGCTCGCGAAGGCGTCGTTCGAGCGCGCGATGGCCGGCGGCGGGTGGCCCGGCTTTGCCTTCATGGCCGCGGAAGCCGATCTGGCGCGCCTGCAGCGCGCCAACGCGGCGGGTGGCGCGAAGGCTACTCGCACCCCGCCACGGCGCTCTCCCACAGGAGCGTCCACGTCGCCCCGCGACGAGTAA
- a CDS encoding dicarboxylate/amino acid:cation symporter: MPRLFRNLTVQVLVAVSLGVLLGVEAPATAKALKPIGDTFINLVKMVITPIIFLTIVHGIASMADLRKLGRVGGKALLYFELVSTLALAIGLVIVNVTKPGAGLDISALAMGDVSKYTAAGKEQGMLEFLLHIVPSNVIAAFASGDLLPVVFFSVLFGVALTAVGEAGRDIADLLVRLQAVFFRIVAIVMKVAPIGAFGAMAYTVGTFGLKTLLPLGRLMLDVYLTMAVFIFVVLGSICRAYGFRIWPFLRFIKEEILLVLGTSSSEAALPRMLEKLERYGCAKPVVGLVIPTGYSFNLDGTSIYLSMAAIFIAQVYKIDLPIGEQLTLLGILMLTSKGAAGVTGSGFIVLASTLAATRTVPVEGVALLLGVDRFMSEARAITNLIGNGVATLVVSRSEGAFDDEKRRQAETAPTAA; this comes from the coding sequence GTGCCCCGCCTGTTTCGCAACCTGACCGTCCAGGTCCTGGTGGCCGTGTCTCTCGGTGTCCTCCTTGGCGTCGAGGCTCCGGCCACCGCGAAGGCGCTCAAGCCGATCGGCGACACGTTCATCAATCTCGTGAAGATGGTGATCACGCCGATCATCTTCCTCACGATCGTGCACGGCATCGCCAGCATGGCGGACCTGCGCAAGTTGGGGCGCGTGGGCGGCAAGGCCCTGCTCTACTTCGAGCTGGTCTCCACGCTTGCCCTCGCGATCGGTCTGGTGATCGTGAACGTCACCAAGCCCGGCGCGGGGCTCGATATCTCGGCGCTCGCGATGGGTGACGTGAGCAAGTACACCGCGGCCGGCAAGGAACAGGGGATGCTGGAGTTCCTGCTCCACATCGTCCCGAGCAATGTGATCGCCGCGTTTGCGAGCGGGGATCTGCTGCCGGTGGTGTTCTTCTCGGTGCTCTTTGGGGTGGCGCTCACCGCGGTTGGCGAAGCGGGGCGTGACATCGCCGATCTGCTCGTGCGGTTGCAGGCAGTGTTCTTTCGCATCGTGGCCATTGTCATGAAGGTCGCGCCGATCGGTGCATTCGGCGCCATGGCGTATACCGTGGGCACGTTTGGTCTCAAGACGCTGCTGCCACTCGGCCGCCTCATGCTCGACGTGTACCTCACGATGGCGGTGTTCATCTTCGTGGTGCTCGGGAGCATCTGCCGCGCGTACGGCTTCCGCATCTGGCCCTTCCTGCGCTTCATCAAGGAAGAGATTCTGCTGGTGCTCGGCACCTCGAGCTCCGAAGCGGCGCTGCCGCGCATGCTCGAGAAGCTCGAGCGCTACGGCTGCGCCAAGCCCGTCGTGGGGCTCGTGATTCCCACCGGCTACTCGTTCAATCTCGACGGCACGAGCATCTACCTGAGCATGGCGGCGATCTTCATCGCGCAGGTGTACAAGATCGATCTGCCGATCGGCGAACAGCTCACGTTGCTGGGCATTCTGATGCTCACGAGCAAGGGCGCGGCCGGTGTGACGGGCTCCGGCTTCATCGTGCTCGCCTCGACGCTCGCGGCGACGCGCACGGTGCCGGTGGAAGGCGTCGCCCTGCTGCTGGGCGTGGACCGCTTCATGAGCGAGGCCCGCGCGATCACCAACCTGATCGGCAACGGCGTGGCGACGCTCGTGGTGTCGCGCAGCGAAGGCGCGTTCGACGACGAGAAGCGGCGGCAGGCCGAGACCGCGCCGACCGCGGCGTAG